In the genome of Pseudomonas bubulae, one region contains:
- a CDS encoding lipoyl protein ligase domain-containing protein, with protein MTPIQQLTVEAGLKAEQDLLASVCAGECEAGVLFWQPTDRALVMPRRLSRLPGFEQASVELAASGWPILLRETGGEPVPQSASTVNIALVYAPLPSEGDHGRIETAYRRLCEPICDLLTQLGGEASLGEVEGAFCDGRFNVNLNARKLVGTAQRWRQSKGGQRPVGLVHGALLVDNERESMVAAVNRFNRLCDLEQHCMADSHIALHEAFAAPDFFERLSASYQQLLAPLLKV; from the coding sequence ATGACACCCATTCAGCAACTCACCGTCGAAGCCGGCCTCAAGGCCGAACAGGATTTACTGGCATCTGTGTGTGCCGGTGAGTGCGAGGCGGGTGTGCTGTTCTGGCAGCCCACCGACCGGGCGCTGGTCATGCCACGGCGCTTGAGTCGCCTGCCCGGTTTTGAGCAGGCCAGTGTCGAACTGGCTGCCAGTGGCTGGCCAATCCTGCTGCGTGAAACCGGTGGCGAACCCGTTCCGCAATCGGCATCGACCGTCAATATTGCCCTGGTTTACGCACCTTTACCCAGTGAAGGCGATCATGGGCGTATCGAAACGGCTTATCGCCGTTTGTGCGAGCCCATCTGTGATTTGTTGACGCAATTGGGTGGGGAGGCGTCTTTGGGGGAGGTTGAAGGCGCGTTTTGTGATGGTCGCTTCAACGTCAATCTCAATGCCCGAAAACTGGTAGGCACCGCCCAGCGCTGGCGCCAGAGCAAAGGCGGGCAGCGCCCTGTCGGTCTTGTGCACGGTGCCTTGCTGGTGGATAACGAACGTGAGTCGATGGTGGCTGCAGTCAATCGATTCAATCGGTTATGCGATCTGGAGCAACATTGCATGGCCGACAGCCATATTGCGCTGCACGAGGCCTTTGCCGCTCCGGATTTCTTTGAGCGCTTGAGTGCCAGTTATCAACAGCTCCTGGCGCCCTTGCTCAAGGTTTAG